Within Roseibium sp. HPY-6, the genomic segment AGCCGCCGCATGGCGGCTTTTTTCATGGTGACCTCAGCAGCCTCGGCTAAAGCCTGCCCTACCGCATCGGCATTTCGGCCAACGCGCGTTGAATATGCCCGACCATGAAATCAAGAAACAGCCGCACTTTGGGATCCTGCCGTTTTCTGTGCGTGAAAAGACAGGCCATCTGCGCGGGTACCGGCGGCTCATCCACCAAAACGGCAACAAGCTGGCCGGAAGCCAGATAGCGTGCGATCTCGAAAACCGGCTTCAAAATGATCCCGTGGCCATCCAGAGCCCAGCTGGTCAGCACATCACCATGATCGGATTCAAACGGCCCGGTCACCGCCACCTTCTTCACCCCGTTCTTCGTAACAAGCGGCCACTGGAATTCCGGTGCGCCGGGGTAACGCATGTTGAGGCAGTCATGGCGGCTTGAGGACAGGTCTTCATAGCTCTTCGGCTCCCCCTTGCGGGTGATATAGTCAGGCGCTGCGCACAGAACCCGTTCACAGTCG encodes:
- a CDS encoding LysR family transcriptional regulator; the protein is MSAAARDLRISSAVASARVSQLEEHLNVRLFQRTTRALSPTKHGNLFYRGATKIVEAVEEAEADISSITRSPRGTLFIAAPIGMGQRLIAPAIPLFKEANPLIDIRLRLSDRKVDLAGEGLDAAFFLGVPEDSTLKIRKIADCERVLCAAPDYITRKGEPKSYEDLSSSRHDCLNMRYPGAPEFQWPLVTKNGVKKVAVTGPFESDHGDVLTSWALDGHGIILKPVFEIARYLASGQLVAVLVDEPPVPAQMACLFTHRKRQDPKVRLFLDFMVGHIQRALAEMPMR